The following proteins are encoded in a genomic region of Oncorhynchus kisutch isolate 150728-3 linkage group LG18, Okis_V2, whole genome shotgun sequence:
- the LOC109908995 gene encoding ribosome biogenesis protein NOP53-like: MAAVKRLKRVAALQPGFISFKWSAESDDLNSGRRKRVNKNKKKNWNKHSDIQDVEEFLDDVRLQERTTGGLISEKPDYSLFFVDIGEQKKSVLPEVQERKKGKKSKSRPLRIDLILQHDSLVPPPKDVLAYQQPNAKKLRRIAENAEKLAAMGVLPRRQKLLLNRRPATKTSKAKTAANNFPDRPYYDLWGGEAKETADPYYLEQTGKSCVKRPEKLNVKPSILPAVEVIAPGGSYNPDFFSHQALLLEAHEVEVMRERAELRIERQLAVKQEDTATEETVFEELVEGLVEEEEEEEEEEEDVSIRGGLQQEKKTEKERKRERADKIKSQQKQAARVFTDKKQQLFQLRSIQATLKRREQRTRERVAQRKANQEAEKSMPRRLGRLKFQAQDLEIQLSDEIPGSLRTLKPEGSVLKDRFKSMQKRNMIEPRERAKFKRRHKVKYVEKRAFREIT, encoded by the exons ATGGCGGCGGTTAAGAGACTCAAACGCGTGGCAGCGTTGCAGCCAGGATTCATATCTTTTAAATGGTCGGCCGAATCAGATGACTTGAACAGTGGCCGGAGGAAGCGtgtgaataagaataagaaaaagAATTGGAACAAACACAGTGATATTCAAGATGTTGAAGAGTTTTTGGATGACGTGAGACTTCAGGAAAGAACTACAGG AGGACTGATATCCGAGAAGCCAGATTATAGCCTGTTCTTTGTGGACATCGGAGAGCAGAAAAAAAGTGTCCTGCCAG AAGTccaagagagaaagaaggggaagaAGTCAAAGTCACGGCCCCTGAGGATAGACCTGATCCTGCAGCATGACTCCCTTGTCCCTCCGCCTAAAGA tgtTTTGGCCTACCAGCAACCAAACGCAAAGAAACTCCGCCGCATTGCAGAGAATGCCGAGAAATTGGCGGCCATGGGTGTGTTGCCACGGAGACAGAAACTGCTCTTGAACCGTAGACCGGCAACTAAAACGTCAAAGGCAAAGACGGCAGCCAACAACTTCCCAGACAGACCCTATTATGACTtgtggggaggagagg CCAAAGAGACCGCAGATCCTTACTACCTTGAGCAAACAGGGAAAAGTTGTGTGAAG CGACCAGAGAAGCTCAACGTAAAGCCCTCTATTCTCCCGGCAGTGGAGGTCATAGCCCCTGGAGGCTCCTACAACCCAGACTTCTTCTCCCATCAG GCCTTGTTACTAGAGGCCCATGAGGTGGAGGTGATGAGGGAGAGAGCGGAGCTGAGAATAGAGAGACAGCTGGCTGTCAAACAAGAGGATACTGCCACTGAG GAGACAGTCTTCGAGGAACTAGTGGAAGGgttagtggaggaggaggaggaagaagaagaggaggaggaggatgtttcTATTCGTGGTGGCTTGCAGcaggagaaaaagacagagaaagaaaggaagagagagcgagccgACAAGATAAAG TCACAACAGAAGCAGGCGGCAAGGGTGTTCACTGACAAGAAGCAGCAGCTCTTCCAGCTGCGCTCCATCCAGGCGACCCTGAAGAGGCGGGAGCAGCGGACCAGAGAGAGGGTGGCCCAGCGGAAGGCCAACCAGGAGGCAGAGAAGTCCATGCCCCGACGTCTCGGCAGACTCAA GTTCCAGGCTCAGGATCTAGAGATCCAGCTGAGTGATGAGATTCCTGGATCCCTGCGGACACTCAAG CCAGAGGGCAGTGTCCTCAAGGACCGCTTCAAGAGTATGCAAAAGAGGAACATGATTGAGCCCAGAGAACGAGCCAA GTTCAAGAGGAGACACAAGGTGAAGTATGTTGAGAAGAGGGCCTTCAGGGAGATCACCTAG
- the LOC109908996 gene encoding histone H3.3, whose product MARTKQTARKSTGGKAPRKQLATKAARKSAPSTGGVKKPHRYRPGTVALREIRRYQKSTELLIRKLPFQRLVREIAQDFKTDLRFQSAAIGALQEASEAYLVGLFEDTNLCAIHAKRVTIMPKDIQLARRIRGERA is encoded by the exons ATGGCCCGTACCAAGCAGACAGCCCGTAAATCTACTGGAGGCAAAGCCCCACGTAAGCAGCTGGCCACCAAAGCTGCCCGCAAGAGTGCCCCTTCTACTGGTGGGGTCAAGAAGCCCCATCGCTACAG GCCTGGTACTGTGGCCCTGCGTGAGATCCGTAGGtaccagaagtccactgagctgctgatccgcaaGCTGCCCTTCCAGCGCCTGGTGAGAGAAATCGCTCAGGACTTCAAGACTGACCTGCGTTTCCAGAGTGCAGCCATTGGAGCCCTGCAG GAGGCCAGCGAGGCTTACCTGGTTGGTCTGTTTGAAGACACCAACCTGTGCGCCATCCACGCCAAGCGTGTCACCATCATGCCCAAAGACATCCAGCTGGCCCGTCGTATCCGTGGGGAGCGTGCTTAG
- the LOC109908997 gene encoding histone H3.3, with amino-acid sequence MARTKQTARKSTGGKAPRKQLATKAARKSAPSTGGVKKPHRYRPGTVALREIRRYQKSTELLIRKLPFQRLVREIAQDFKTDLRFQSAAIGALQEASEAYLVGLFEDTNLCAIHAKRVTIMPKDIQLARRIRGERA; translated from the exons ATGGCCCGTACCAAGCAGACAGCCCGTAAATCTACTGGAGGCAAAGCCCCACGTAAGCAGCTGGCCACCAAAGCTGCCCGCAAGAGTGCCCCTTCTACTGGTGGGGTCAAGAAGCCCCATCGTTACAG ACCTGGTACTGTGGCCCTGCGTGAGATCCGtcgttaccagaagtccactgagctgctgatccgcaaGCTGCCATTCCAGCGCCTGGTGAGAGAAATTGCTCAGGACTTCAAGACTGACCTGCGTTTCCAGAGTGCAGCCATTGGGGCCCTGCAG GAGGCCAGCGAGGCTTACTTGGTTGGTCTGTTTGAGGACACCAACCTGTGCGCCATCCACGCCAAGCGTGTCACCATCATGCCCAAAGACATCCAGCTGGCCCGTCGTATCCGTGGGGAGCGTGCTTAG